The Sphingobium aromaticiconvertens genome has a segment encoding these proteins:
- the trpS gene encoding tryptophan--tRNA ligase translates to MRVLSGIQPTGNLHLGNYLGAIRNWVRMQDEMDSQSECFFFLADMHSITVAEEPAARIRHVRDMAAALIAAGIDPDRSVLFNQARVPAHAELCWLLNGTARIGWLNRMTQFKDKAGKNREGASVGLYVYPVLMAADVLLYQATHVPVGEDQKQHLELTRDVATKFNADFGVDLFTIPDPIIPKESARIMSLRDGTAKMSKSDPSDASRINLTDDDDAIMAKVRKAKSDQEMLPETAEGLAGRAEAANLVGIFATLSGESADAVCARFAGQGFGAFKPALGEVLVESLRPIRERFLALRGDDSALDAILQKGAARASAAAEPTLRAAYEAMGLMR, encoded by the coding sequence ATGCGCGTCCTTTCCGGCATCCAGCCGACCGGCAATCTTCACCTTGGCAATTATCTGGGCGCGATCCGCAACTGGGTACGGATGCAGGATGAGATGGATTCGCAAAGCGAGTGCTTCTTCTTCCTTGCCGACATGCACTCGATCACCGTGGCCGAAGAACCCGCTGCCCGCATTCGCCACGTCCGCGACATGGCGGCGGCCCTGATCGCGGCGGGCATCGACCCTGATCGCAGCGTGCTGTTCAATCAGGCGCGCGTCCCCGCCCATGCCGAGCTTTGCTGGTTGCTCAATGGCACGGCCCGGATCGGTTGGCTCAACCGCATGACCCAGTTCAAGGACAAGGCAGGCAAGAACCGCGAAGGCGCTTCGGTCGGCCTCTACGTCTATCCGGTGCTGATGGCCGCCGACGTCCTTCTGTACCAGGCGACCCATGTGCCTGTGGGCGAAGACCAGAAGCAGCATCTGGAACTCACCCGCGACGTAGCGACGAAGTTCAACGCCGATTTCGGCGTCGATCTGTTCACCATACCCGATCCGATCATCCCGAAGGAAAGCGCACGGATCATGTCCCTGCGCGACGGCACGGCGAAAATGTCGAAGTCCGACCCGTCCGATGCGAGCCGCATCAATCTGACCGACGACGATGATGCGATCATGGCGAAGGTGCGCAAAGCCAAGAGCGATCAGGAAATGCTGCCTGAAACGGCGGAGGGTCTGGCAGGCCGCGCCGAAGCCGCCAATCTCGTCGGCATCTTCGCGACCTTGAGCGGCGAAAGCGCCGACGCGGTATGCGCCCGTTTTGCCGGTCAGGGGTTCGGCGCGTTCAAGCCCGCGCTGGGGGAAGTGCTGGTCGAATCACTGCGTCCCATCCGCGAGCGGTTCCTGGCCCTGCGCGGTGACGACTCGGCCCTCGACGCCATTTTGCAAAAGGGCGCGGCTCGTGCCTCGGCAGCGGCAGAGCCGACGCTACGGGCGGCCTATGAAGCGATGGGCCTGATGCGCTGA
- a CDS encoding DUF4136 domain-containing protein, which yields MMNFKKIGLFAAPALALMGLSACATPFKADVARFQQLPAPQGQSFAVVADDPRLAGGLEFSHYADLVAAQLAQTGYVRSSDPAGANLIVRMAYDVDNGREKVRSTGFGGPGFGGGFGPWGGAYGGRWGRPWGYGFYDPWLFGGGGYNDVSSYTVYTSDLSLKIDRAADGRRLFEGKASAQSLSNKLTYLIPNLVDAMFVNFPGQSGENVKITLPPEKR from the coding sequence ATGATGAACTTCAAGAAGATAGGCCTTTTCGCGGCGCCCGCACTGGCGCTGATGGGGCTTTCTGCCTGTGCGACCCCGTTCAAGGCGGATGTCGCCCGTTTCCAGCAGCTTCCTGCGCCGCAGGGGCAAAGCTTCGCGGTCGTCGCCGATGATCCGCGCCTGGCGGGCGGGCTGGAGTTTTCCCATTATGCCGATCTGGTAGCGGCGCAACTGGCCCAGACCGGTTATGTGCGCTCCAGCGATCCGGCAGGCGCCAACCTGATCGTGCGGATGGCCTATGATGTCGACAATGGCCGCGAAAAGGTGCGTAGCACCGGTTTCGGTGGCCCCGGCTTCGGTGGCGGCTTTGGTCCCTGGGGCGGCGCCTATGGCGGTCGCTGGGGTCGCCCCTGGGGCTATGGCTTCTATGATCCATGGCTGTTCGGCGGTGGCGGCTATAATGATGTCAGCAGCTACACCGTCTATACCAGCGACCTGTCGTTGAAGATCGACCGTGCCGCCGATGGCCGCCGTCTGTTCGAGGGCAAGGCCAGCGCCCAGTCGCTCAGCAACAAGCTGACCTATCTGATCCCCAATCTGGTCGACGCGATGTTCGTCAACTTCCCCGGCCAGTCGGGTGAAAATGTGAAGATCACCCTGCCGCCCGAAAAGCGGTAA
- a CDS encoding FAD-dependent monooxygenase — protein sequence MQRFDVVILGGGLVGLTLGLALTTHGVRCAVIDPADPVDTTAAGFDGRVSAISSTSNAMLDAIGVGARLAGKGCPIERIWVSDGLAPGALDFVPDEDDGAMGIMFPNRTLRVALAEAAQDATGLTRFQPDRATTVDRNADGVTLILASGQTISAALLVAAEGRNSPTREAAGITTTRWDYAHMAMVSALDHEIPHANTAYEIFYPGGPFALLPMQPGTRSAIVWTVPKDQAPAMLKLGERAWLAEAQKRMGGFLGEISLAGPRSSYPLGFHNASRITDTRLALVGDSAHAIHPIAGQGLNLGFRDVAALTEVLVEGMRLGLDPGDAQLLARYQRWRSLDTLSVSVAMDGLVRLFDIPGKLPSLVRRAGLAAVQRTPMLKNRFMAEARGQSGALPKLLAGELV from the coding sequence ATGCAACGCTTCGATGTCGTAATATTGGGGGGCGGCCTTGTCGGCCTGACCCTTGGTCTCGCTCTCACGACGCACGGCGTCCGCTGCGCGGTGATCGATCCCGCCGACCCGGTCGATACCACCGCCGCCGGGTTCGACGGTCGCGTTTCGGCCATCTCCTCGACCAGCAACGCCATGCTCGACGCCATCGGCGTGGGCGCGCGGCTGGCGGGGAAGGGCTGCCCGATCGAACGCATCTGGGTCAGTGACGGCCTCGCGCCGGGCGCGCTGGATTTCGTGCCGGACGAGGATGACGGCGCGATGGGCATCATGTTCCCCAACCGCACCCTCCGCGTGGCCTTGGCGGAGGCCGCGCAGGACGCGACAGGCCTCACCCGCTTTCAGCCCGACCGCGCCACCACGGTGGATCGCAACGCCGACGGCGTAACCCTGATCCTCGCCAGCGGCCAGACGATCAGCGCCGCCCTGCTGGTCGCGGCGGAGGGCCGCAACAGCCCGACGCGCGAGGCCGCTGGCATCACCACTACCCGCTGGGACTATGCTCATATGGCGATGGTGTCGGCGCTCGATCACGAAATTCCACACGCCAACACGGCTTATGAAATCTTCTACCCCGGCGGCCCCTTCGCCCTGTTGCCGATGCAGCCGGGCACGCGCAGCGCGATCGTCTGGACCGTGCCAAAGGATCAGGCGCCCGCGATGCTGAAACTGGGTGAGCGGGCATGGCTCGCCGAAGCGCAAAAACGCATGGGAGGCTTCCTGGGAGAGATCAGCCTCGCCGGTCCACGCTCCAGTTACCCGTTGGGTTTCCACAACGCCTCGCGCATCACCGACACCCGTCTCGCGCTGGTCGGCGACAGCGCCCACGCTATCCATCCGATCGCCGGGCAGGGCCTCAACCTCGGCTTCCGCGACGTCGCCGCACTGACCGAAGTGCTGGTGGAAGGGATGCGCCTCGGCCTCGACCCCGGCGACGCTCAGTTGCTCGCCCGCTACCAGCGCTGGCGTAGCCTCGACACCCTATCGGTCAGCGTTGCGATGGACGGCCTCGTCCGCCTGTTCGACATCCCCGGCAAGCTCCCCTCCCTCGTTCGCCGCGCCGGATTGGCAGCAGTCCAGCGCACACCCATGCTCAAAAACCGCTTCATGGCCGAAGCCCGCGGCCAGTCCGGCGCGTTGCCGAAATTGCTGGCGGGGGAGTTGGTTTGA
- a CDS encoding branched-chain amino acid aminotransferase — translation MTVQQASRFVVTPSSKAVAADARAVLLEDPGFGRIFTDHMVTIRWSEGKGWHSHSVGPREPFTLDPACAVLHYAQEIFEGMKAYRLSDGSTALFRPEENARRFNESAERMAMPVIPEDLFLEAIEELVRIDADWIPGGEGSLYLRPFMFASETFLGVRPAAEYIFCVIASPAGAYFKGGKKAVSLWVSEHYTRAGRGGTGAAKCGGNYAASLIAQAEASKHGCDQVVFLDSAENKWVEELGGMNVFFVMADGSLVTPPLGGTILPGITRNSIITLARAQGMTVREEPYSFEQWRADSASGNLREAFACGTAAVVTAIGEVKSVKGDFTVGNGDGGLVTETLRNALVGIQRGTVEGPAGWLRRI, via the coding sequence ATGACCGTTCAGCAGGCATCGCGTTTCGTCGTCACCCCCAGCAGCAAGGCTGTAGCGGCGGACGCGCGTGCGGTACTGCTGGAAGATCCGGGCTTTGGCCGCATCTTCACCGACCATATGGTGACGATCCGCTGGAGCGAGGGGAAGGGGTGGCACAGCCACAGCGTCGGCCCGCGCGAACCCTTCACCCTCGATCCTGCCTGCGCTGTGCTGCACTATGCCCAGGAAATCTTCGAAGGGATGAAGGCCTATCGCCTCTCCGACGGCAGCACCGCTCTGTTCCGGCCAGAGGAAAATGCCCGCCGCTTCAACGAATCGGCAGAGCGGATGGCGATGCCGGTCATCCCCGAGGATCTGTTCCTTGAAGCGATCGAAGAACTGGTGCGGATCGACGCCGACTGGATTCCCGGCGGCGAGGGCAGCCTGTACCTGCGCCCCTTCATGTTCGCGAGCGAGACGTTCCTGGGCGTCCGCCCGGCGGCCGAATATATTTTCTGCGTCATCGCCAGTCCCGCCGGCGCCTATTTTAAGGGCGGCAAGAAGGCCGTCTCGCTCTGGGTATCGGAACATTATACCCGTGCGGGACGCGGCGGCACCGGCGCGGCCAAGTGCGGCGGCAACTATGCGGCTAGCCTGATCGCCCAGGCGGAGGCAAGCAAACATGGCTGCGATCAGGTCGTCTTCCTCGATTCGGCGGAAAATAAGTGGGTCGAGGAACTGGGCGGCATGAACGTCTTCTTCGTCATGGCCGACGGCTCGCTGGTCACGCCGCCGCTGGGCGGCACCATATTGCCGGGCATCACCCGCAATTCCATCATCACGCTGGCAAGGGCGCAGGGCATGACCGTGCGCGAGGAACCCTACAGCTTCGAACAATGGCGTGCCGATTCGGCCAGTGGCAATCTGCGCGAAGCCTTCGCCTGCGGCACGGCGGCGGTCGTCACCGCGATCGGCGAGGTAAAGAGCGTCAAGGGTGACTTCACCGTTGGCAATGGCGATGGCGGTCTGGTGACGGAGACTCTGCGCAACGCGCTGGTCGGCATTCAGCGCGGCACGGTCGAAGGCCCCGCAGGCTGGCTTCGCCGCATCTGA
- the queF gene encoding preQ(1) synthase has translation MTDPITSPLHLGQASALPASPEAATLDYVPNPRPGRPYLVRFTAPEFTSLCPVTGQPDFAHLVIDYAPAATIVESKSLKLFLGAFRNHAAFHEDCTVGIAERLVEEMKPIWLRIGGYWYPRGGIPIDVFWQSGEPPAGLWLPAQDVPGYRGRG, from the coding sequence ATGACTGATCCTATCACTTCCCCTTTGCATCTGGGCCAGGCCAGCGCGCTGCCCGCCAGCCCGGAGGCTGCGACCCTCGACTATGTGCCCAATCCGCGCCCCGGCCGGCCCTATCTGGTGCGTTTCACCGCGCCCGAATTTACCTCGCTCTGCCCGGTGACGGGCCAGCCCGATTTCGCGCATCTGGTGATCGACTATGCCCCCGCGGCCACGATCGTCGAATCGAAGTCCCTGAAGCTGTTTCTGGGCGCCTTCCGCAACCATGCGGCCTTTCATGAAGATTGCACGGTCGGCATCGCTGAGCGGCTGGTCGAGGAAATGAAGCCCATATGGCTGCGGATCGGCGGCTACTGGTATCCGCGTGGCGGCATCCCGATCGACGTTTTCTGGCAGTCGGGGGAGCCGCCCGCGGGCTTGTGGCTCCCAGCACAGGACGTCCCCGGCTATCGCGGGCGCGGCTGA
- the sseA gene encoding 3-mercaptopyruvate sulfurtransferase has protein sequence MDILVSTDWLGAQLGAVDLRIVDASLFLPGTPRNPAAEYEAAHIPGAAFLDLPTLADADDPIPGMLPPDTAMTGRLQALGIDADSRIVVYDNSPTHSAARGWWMLRVYGAGAAVAILDGGLPKWLAEGRPVENGIPQIAPGNAVARLDRADVRTKADMLANVESHAAQVIDARGKGRFTGEEAEPRPGMASGHIPGSLNLPSSALFDADNRMKAGDDLRAAFVQAGLDFDRPVITTCGSGVTAAILLAGLESLGKTDVALYDGSWSEWGFDPATPKATGAA, from the coding sequence ATGGATATCCTCGTTTCAACCGACTGGCTTGGCGCGCAACTGGGCGCGGTGGACCTGCGCATCGTGGACGCCTCGCTGTTCCTGCCCGGCACGCCCCGCAATCCGGCGGCGGAATATGAAGCCGCGCATATTCCGGGCGCGGCCTTTCTGGACCTGCCGACGCTGGCCGATGCCGATGATCCGATACCGGGCATGCTGCCGCCCGATACGGCGATGACCGGTCGATTGCAGGCGCTGGGGATCGACGCGGACAGCCGGATCGTCGTCTATGACAACAGCCCGACGCACAGCGCGGCGCGCGGCTGGTGGATGCTGCGCGTCTATGGCGCGGGGGCGGCGGTCGCGATCCTCGACGGGGGGTTACCCAAATGGTTGGCGGAGGGGCGGCCGGTCGAAAACGGGATACCGCAGATTGCGCCCGGCAATGCCGTGGCGCGACTGGACCGCGCGGATGTGCGGACCAAGGCCGACATGCTCGCCAATGTGGAGAGCCACGCGGCGCAGGTCATCGACGCACGCGGCAAGGGGCGCTTTACCGGCGAGGAAGCGGAGCCGCGCCCCGGCATGGCGTCTGGCCATATTCCGGGGTCGCTGAACCTGCCCTCCTCCGCGCTGTTCGATGCGGACAACCGGATGAAGGCGGGCGACGATTTGCGCGCGGCGTTCGTCCAGGCTGGGCTGGATTTCGACCGTCCGGTTATCACCACCTGCGGCAGCGGTGTCACCGCCGCGATCCTGCTGGCGGGGCTGGAGAGCCTCGGCAAGACGGACGTGGCACTGTACGACGGGAGTTGGTCGGAATGGGGCTTCGATCCCGCGACGCCAAAAGCGACGGGCGCGGCATGA
- the metC gene encoding cystathionine beta-lyase, translating into MSDEKDKRAPLTRLAQAGRRAEWVGVPGQPGGIVSPPVWRASTILYDDVAHLRSATTNTHEQLFYGRKGTPTAWSLADALTEMEPGAEGTMLFPSGVAAIGCALMAVLRPGDQLLMVDAAYDPTRNFCEQVLKPFGVETLYYDPCVGAGIAEFITENTRAIFLESPGSLTFEVQDVPAIVAAAQARGVVTLIDNTWATPLFLPALSLGVDISILACTKYIVGHSDVMMGSVTANAALFPKIRQMAYLFGQMTSPDDAWLAARGLRTLGVRLAQHQASALMIASWLDAQPDVARVLHPALPDCPGHDLWARDFEGSSGLFSFVLKGGDEKARAALIDGLAHFGIGYSWGGFESLALPVDPARYRSATRWEAEGPVVRLSIGLEDPADLIADLEAGLARFRAVRG; encoded by the coding sequence ATGAGCGACGAAAAGGATAAACGCGCGCCCCTGACCCGGCTGGCGCAGGCGGGGCGGCGGGCCGAATGGGTCGGGGTTCCGGGTCAGCCCGGCGGCATCGTCAGTCCACCGGTTTGGCGAGCGTCGACAATTCTCTATGACGATGTGGCGCATTTGCGGAGCGCGACGACCAACACGCATGAGCAGCTATTTTACGGCCGTAAGGGGACGCCGACGGCCTGGAGTCTGGCCGATGCCCTGACCGAGATGGAGCCGGGCGCGGAGGGGACGATGCTGTTCCCGTCCGGCGTGGCGGCCATCGGCTGCGCGTTGATGGCGGTGCTGCGACCGGGCGACCAGTTGCTGATGGTCGATGCCGCCTATGACCCCACCCGCAATTTCTGCGAGCAGGTGTTGAAGCCGTTCGGGGTCGAGACGCTCTATTATGATCCATGCGTCGGCGCGGGCATCGCCGAGTTTATCACAGAGAATACGCGCGCCATCTTTCTGGAAAGTCCCGGCAGCCTGACGTTCGAGGTGCAGGACGTGCCCGCCATCGTCGCGGCGGCGCAGGCGCGAGGCGTGGTGACGCTGATCGACAATACATGGGCAACCCCGCTGTTCCTGCCCGCCTTGTCGCTGGGGGTGGATATTTCCATCCTTGCCTGCACTAAATATATTGTCGGCCATAGCGATGTGATGATGGGATCGGTGACGGCCAATGCGGCGCTGTTTCCGAAAATCCGGCAGATGGCTTATCTGTTCGGGCAGATGACCAGTCCCGACGATGCGTGGCTGGCGGCGCGCGGATTGCGGACGCTGGGCGTGCGGCTGGCGCAGCATCAGGCAAGCGCGCTGATGATCGCATCCTGGCTGGATGCGCAGCCCGACGTGGCGCGGGTGCTGCACCCTGCCCTGCCCGACTGCCCCGGTCATGATCTGTGGGCGCGGGACTTTGAGGGGTCGAGCGGACTGTTTTCCTTTGTCCTGAAGGGCGGCGATGAAAAGGCGCGGGCAGCGCTGATCGACGGCCTTGCCCATTTCGGCATCGGCTATAGCTGGGGCGGGTTCGAGAGTCTGGCCCTGCCGGTCGATCCTGCCCGCTATCGCAGCGCGACGCGGTGGGAGGCGGAGGGGCCGGTCGTGCGCCTGTCCATCGGACTGGAAGACCCGGCCGACCTGATCGCCGATCTGGAGGCGGGGCTGGCGCGGTTCCGGGCAGTTCGGGGATGA
- a CDS encoding mechanosensitive ion channel family protein, whose amino-acid sequence MRAFLADRLALLPGDPDISQPLIAVVLAILLYLLAMAVARMVAPRIAARMPHVAAAMDVHLRPVLRYGIAALLLAIALTILPVGALAHLVLGAALGLVVALLAAHVLRALAIPRPAIVPLALLLFVMILSGSSGGLAPVGQMLDGVGVDLGKRRITLLGIVTIAATCVALFAAVRLANRLIARWIGRTPGFDPTQKLLAQKLAAITVIVTAFFIGIDLLGIDLTAFAVFSGALGLAVGFGLQKTFGNLIAGIILLMDRSIKPGDVIVVGDSFGWVNKIGVRAVSVITRDGKEHLIPNENLMTQEVENWSYSDRNVRVRIPVGISFDSDLKLAQKLMLDAARESPRVLRNPAPNVWLTSFGESRVEHDILVWISDPEGGVGNVKSDVLGRVWQLFRDNGIVIPYPQRVVHRAGDS is encoded by the coding sequence ATGAGGGCATTTCTGGCGGACAGGCTGGCGCTGCTGCCGGGCGACCCTGATATCAGCCAGCCGCTGATTGCAGTGGTGCTGGCGATCCTGCTGTATCTGTTGGCGATGGCGGTGGCGCGGATGGTCGCGCCCCGGATCGCGGCCCGCATGCCGCATGTGGCGGCGGCGATGGACGTGCATCTGCGACCCGTGCTGCGCTATGGCATCGCCGCCCTGCTGCTCGCCATCGCCTTGACAATCTTGCCTGTCGGGGCGCTGGCGCATCTGGTGCTGGGCGCGGCGCTGGGACTGGTGGTGGCGCTGCTTGCGGCGCATGTGCTGCGTGCGCTGGCCATACCGCGCCCGGCCATCGTGCCGCTGGCGCTGCTGTTGTTCGTGATGATCCTGTCGGGCAGCAGCGGTGGGCTGGCGCCGGTGGGTCAGATGCTGGACGGCGTCGGCGTGGATCTGGGCAAGCGGCGGATAACCTTGCTGGGGATCGTCACGATCGCTGCGACCTGCGTAGCGCTGTTCGCCGCCGTGCGCCTTGCCAACCGGCTGATTGCGCGGTGGATCGGGCGGACGCCGGGGTTCGACCCGACGCAAAAGCTGCTGGCGCAGAAGCTGGCGGCGATCACGGTCATCGTGACGGCCTTTTTCATCGGCATCGACCTGCTGGGGATCGACCTGACCGCCTTTGCCGTCTTTTCCGGCGCGCTGGGTCTGGCGGTGGGCTTTGGCCTGCAAAAGACCTTCGGCAATCTGATCGCGGGCATCATCCTGCTGATGGACCGGTCGATCAAGCCGGGAGACGTGATCGTCGTCGGCGACAGTTTCGGCTGGGTCAACAAAATCGGCGTGCGCGCGGTGTCCGTCATCACCCGCGACGGCAAGGAGCATCTGATTCCCAACGAGAATCTGATGACGCAGGAGGTGGAGAACTGGTCCTATTCCGACCGCAATGTCCGCGTCCGCATTCCGGTGGGGATCAGCTTCGACAGTGACCTGAAACTGGCGCAGAAGCTGATGCTGGACGCGGCGCGGGAAAGCCCGCGCGTGCTGCGCAATCCGGCGCCCAATGTCTGGCTGACCAGCTTTGGCGAGAGCCGGGTGGAGCATGACATATTGGTGTGGATCAGCGATCCCGAAGGCGGCGTCGGCAATGTGAAGTCGGACGTGCTGGGCCGGGTATGGCAGTTGTTCCGCGATAATGGGATCGTAATCCCCTATCCGCAGCGCGTGGTGCATCGGGCGGGCGACAGCTAG
- a CDS encoding YdeI/OmpD-associated family protein, which produces MKGKAESGHDPRIDAYIAARADFARPILAHLRARIHAASPDISEAVKWGMPFFTYRGQNLCNMAAFKGHAAFGFWHDKVGEQGGSSEAMGQFGRLTNLADLPDDAMIADLLAKAMALIDAGEKPRAAAQPRAPLPVPDDLRAAIAADPVAASVWAAFPPGKIRDYIEWIIEAKEPVTRTRRIVQAVEWIAAGKGRNWKYEKK; this is translated from the coding sequence ATGAAGGGGAAGGCAGAGAGCGGGCACGACCCTCGCATCGATGCCTATATCGCCGCGCGCGCCGACTTCGCCCGGCCCATTCTCGCCCATCTGCGCGCCCGCATTCACGCCGCTTCGCCCGATATAAGCGAGGCGGTGAAATGGGGCATGCCCTTCTTCACTTATCGCGGGCAAAATCTGTGCAACATGGCCGCGTTCAAGGGGCATGCCGCCTTCGGCTTCTGGCATGACAAGGTCGGGGAACAGGGCGGGAGCAGCGAGGCCATGGGCCAGTTCGGACGGCTCACCAACCTTGCCGACCTGCCCGACGACGCGATGATCGCGGACCTGCTGGCAAAAGCGATGGCGCTGATCGACGCGGGCGAAAAGCCGCGCGCTGCCGCACAGCCCCGCGCCCCGCTGCCAGTCCCCGACGACCTCAGGGCCGCCATCGCTGCCGATCCAGTCGCCGCATCCGTCTGGGCCGCCTTCCCGCCCGGCAAGATCCGCGACTATATCGAATGGATCATCGAAGCGAAGGAGCCCGTCACTCGTACCCGCCGCATCGTTCAGGCGGTCGAATGGATCGCGGCGGGCAAGGGCCGCAACTGGAAATATGAGAAGAAATAG
- the ubiG gene encoding bifunctional 2-polyprenyl-6-hydroxyphenol methylase/3-demethylubiquinol 3-O-methyltransferase UbiG, which yields MASNTHSTIDPAEAAHFGTMAADWWNPKGSSAMLHKLNPVRLAYIRAAIDRHWHGDSHIFRPLEGRRAIDVGCGAGLLAEPLARMGAAVTGLDAAPENIAAAQAHARGQGLTIDYRAVGVESLGEGGFDLVTSMEVIEHVSDPATFVRGLVACLADDGIMILSTPNRTPLSRLAMITIGESIGGIPKGTHDWHKFLTPEELTALLTDAGMVIDDICGLTLDPGKGFTLSDNKAINYLMTARKAG from the coding sequence ATGGCAAGCAACACACATAGCACGATCGACCCCGCAGAGGCCGCGCATTTCGGAACCATGGCGGCCGATTGGTGGAACCCCAAGGGCAGCAGCGCGATGCTGCACAAGCTCAATCCGGTTCGCCTGGCCTATATCCGGGCCGCCATCGACCGGCACTGGCATGGCGATAGCCACATTTTCCGCCCTTTGGAGGGTCGCCGTGCAATCGACGTCGGCTGTGGCGCGGGCCTGCTCGCCGAACCGCTCGCTCGCATGGGCGCGGCCGTTACAGGCCTTGACGCTGCGCCGGAGAATATCGCCGCGGCACAGGCGCACGCGCGGGGGCAGGGCCTCACCATTGATTATCGTGCGGTGGGCGTCGAGTCGCTGGGGGAGGGCGGCTTCGACCTCGTCACTTCGATGGAGGTGATCGAGCATGTGTCCGACCCCGCCACCTTCGTGCGCGGGCTGGTCGCCTGCCTCGCCGACGACGGCATCATGATTCTCTCTACCCCCAACCGCACCCCGCTCTCGCGCCTGGCCATGATCACGATCGGCGAAAGCATTGGCGGTATTCCAAAGGGGACGCATGACTGGCACAAGTTCCTGACCCCGGAGGAACTGACCGCCCTGCTGACCGACGCGGGCATGGTGATAGATGACATTTGCGGCCTGACGCTCGATCCGGGCAAGGGCTTTACCCTGTCGGACAACAAGGCGATCAACTATCTGATGACCGCGCGCAAAGCGGGATGA
- a CDS encoding aspartate kinase, protein MARIVMKFGGTSMAGMERIRNVAARVKHVAAQGNEVAVVVSAMAGETDRLVGFCKEASPLYDPAEYDVVVAAGEQITSGLLAMTLKAMDVDARSWLGWQLPIKSVEAHSKARVESIETDALLTSMSKGQVAVIPGFQGMMADGRVATLGRGGSDTSAVAVAAAIGADRCDIYTDVDGVYTTDPRIVARARKLDLVTYEEMLELASVGAKVLQTRSVGLAMKEGVVVQVLSSFDDPTQQDLPGTLIVSEEELEAKLKETKMERQLITGIAHDKNEAKITLTRVPDRPGAVAHIFGPLADAAINVDMIIQNVGRDKGETDVTFTVPGADLARALDVLEGQKELIGFNRVIPDTKVTKISVVGVGMKSHAGVASTMFKALADRGINILAISTSEIKVSVLIDEDETELAVRVLHTAYGLDAPDA, encoded by the coding sequence ATGGCGCGCATCGTAATGAAATTCGGCGGCACCTCCATGGCGGGGATGGAGCGGATTCGCAACGTCGCCGCACGTGTGAAGCATGTCGCGGCACAGGGCAATGAAGTCGCGGTCGTCGTATCCGCGATGGCGGGCGAGACGGACCGGCTGGTCGGCTTTTGCAAGGAAGCCTCGCCGCTCTATGATCCTGCGGAATATGATGTCGTGGTTGCCGCCGGTGAGCAGATAACGAGCGGCCTGCTGGCGATGACGCTGAAGGCGATGGACGTCGATGCGCGTAGCTGGCTGGGCTGGCAATTGCCGATCAAGTCTGTCGAGGCGCATAGCAAGGCGCGGGTAGAGAGCATCGAGACCGACGCGCTGCTGACCTCCATGAGTAAGGGCCAGGTCGCGGTGATCCCCGGTTTTCAGGGCATGATGGCCGATGGCCGCGTCGCCACGCTGGGCCGGGGCGGCTCCGACACCTCGGCGGTCGCGGTGGCCGCCGCGATCGGCGCGGACCGGTGCGACATCTATACCGATGTTGACGGCGTCTACACCACCGACCCGCGAATCGTCGCCCGCGCCCGCAAGCTGGACCTCGTCACCTATGAGGAGATGCTGGAACTGGCGTCTGTCGGGGCCAAGGTGCTTCAGACCCGCTCGGTCGGCCTTGCCATGAAGGAGGGCGTGGTCGTTCAGGTCTTGTCCTCCTTTGATGATCCTACTCAGCAGGACCTCCCCGGAACGCTGATCGTCAGCGAAGAGGAACTGGAAGCCAAGCTCAAGGAAACGAAGATGGAACGTCAGCTCATCACCGGCATCGCCCATGACAAGAATGAGGCGAAGATCACGCTGACCCGCGTGCCCGATCGTCCCGGCGCGGTCGCCCATATCTTTGGCCCGCTGGCGGACGCGGCGATCAACGTCGACATGATCATCCAGAATGTCGGCCGCGACAAGGGCGAGACCGACGTGACCTTCACCGTGCCCGGCGCGGACCTGGCCCGCGCGCTGGACGTGCTGGAAGGGCAGAAGGAACTGATCGGCTTCAACCGCGTGATCCCCGACACCAAAGTCACCAAGATCAGCGTCGTGGGCGTCGGCATGAAGAGCCATGCGGGCGTGGCGTCGACCATGTTCAAGGCGCTGGCCGATCGTGGCATCAACATCCTCGCCATCTCCACCAGCGAGATCAAGGTCAGCGTGCTGATCGACGAGGATGAGACTGAACTGGCGGTGCGTGTCCTGCACACGGCCTATGGACTGGATGCGCCGGACGCTTGA